In one window of Zingiber officinale cultivar Zhangliang chromosome 11A, Zo_v1.1, whole genome shotgun sequence DNA:
- the LOC122031026 gene encoding putative disease resistance protein RGA3 produces MDVVSPILDRARAKVIDKLIDKVSTYVQDQYYWKANLQEELQNLKRLLPQIQAVVGYAEDKLTMYESHNPALIKWLWQFRDDIDEAEEVLDELEYRELEKKYDGDKSRLSTIIDPYFRAAKRFLKSDDDVLERLRTCLENLKTSASDVEKFRALVTPTSGIGTGQMQQEQESLTLSNQSRITSCLPELSFKGREEEKGKIIQYLLGEESEIQTSQNVHCLPLVAMGGMGKTALAQQVFDHFENEKKEHFDIKIWVCDSLPDLNASNLMKKILECLTDQSESGPLERIPVKLKEKLHSKRFLLVLDDAWDDKNQREWEKLRAPLLHGQKGSWIILTTRLESVAKMVSKVIKGGTMKPMTLQGLPKDECRSLLYEHAFVDQDPNEFPLLKKIGEEIVEKLHGVPLLAKSIGGALNNKLEADHWTSISGSELWKMPQDLNNYEFIPALTLSFKMLSPRLKRCFSYCSIFPQDYKFEKQKLVYMWVAAGLIYLDGSEEGSDEDIANYCFDILCNKSFFDVHTDNWSAFQEGITPYGLEAIYYTMHDMLNGLSRHVSRYECCRIVHDTPSYICDYNAIRHISISITSIDAQLGDLANMVCKFKHLRTLRIEKYYDNSQKLDDFIRDACKSPRRIRVLIIESNQCLESISDFVKLRFLEISSQLPSLSICKFYFLQVLIGYNAILAKDTSKLTNLRHLYRVPYNVLFSVAKVGKLTSLQELYFNVGTEPGYRIDELMNMNNLCELSISNLSNVHNLEEANNVNLVSKSYLTSLKLNWKKAYWYESDQDEASSNIGHDQQEVLAALQPPSTIRKLIITKYKGGRPAPWMNPRSLSRLESLELYGCTNLEELPPLWKLPCLKLIKLIDMKAIRSLGCHSSDPMERQFPVLEELEFRDLPLLEEWNGADDYQWFPPLKRFKIENCPKLKKIPDLPLSIKNLCMKKLWLESLPRSYKCSNGSITFGGFQQLMSLKSLEMHGYSENVDIGSIGEEDGNFLPSSLEILKLEILQKHKDLASYLRGLTSLIELSLSCLQGMTSLPLTNELEHLTTLRSLDIWNCEDLTSPGGLYIIKSLKHLGIKDCPKFLTTDVES; encoded by the coding sequence ATGGACGTAGTCTCGCCAATACTGGATCGTGCTCGTGCAAAAGTCATCgataaattaattgataaagtcAGTACGTATGTGCAAGATCAGTACTACTGGAAAGCTAACTTGCAAGAAGAATTGCAAAATCTCAAACGCTTACTTCCTCAGATCCAAGCAGTTGTTGGCTATGCTGAAGATAAATTAACTATGTATGAATCTCATAATCCAGCTTTAATCAAGTGGTTGTGGCAGTTCAGGGATGACATCGACGAGGCTGAGGAAGTGCTGGATGAGTTGGAATATCGTGAACTGGAGAAGAAATATGATGGTGACAAAAGTAGGCTTTCTACAATTATTGATCCTTATTTTAGAGCTGCAAAAAGATTTCTGAAAAGTGATGATGATGTTCTTGAGAGATTAAGGACGTGCCTGGAGAACTTGAAAACCTCTGCCTCAGATGTCGAAAAGTTTCGGGCATTGGTGACACCAACTAGTGGCATCGGCACTGGACAAATGCAGCAGGAGCAGGAGAGTCTAACATTGTCTAATCAGAGTAGGATCACCTCTTGTTTGCCTGAATTATCATTCAAAGGACGCGAGGAGGAAAAAGGGAAAATCATTCAGTATTTGCTGGGAGAAGAATCTGAAATTCAGACCAGTCAAAATGTGCATTGCCTTCCTTTGGTAGCGATGGGTGGCATGGGAAAGACTGCGCTTGCTCAACAAGTCTTTGATCATTTTGAAAACGAAAAGAAGGAACACTTCGACATCAAAATCTGGGTATGTGACTCCTTACCTGATCTCAATGCATCAAATCTAATGAAGAAAATTCTGGAGTGTTTAACTGACCAATCTGAATCTGGGCCATTGGAACGGATACCAGTTAAGCTCAAGGAGAAGTTACATTCCAAAAGATTTTTACTTGTCCTGGATGATGCTTGGGATGACAAAAACCAAAGAGAGTGGGAGAAACTACGTGCTCCACTGCTACATGGCCAAAAGGGTAGCTGGATAATATTAACAACTAGATTGGAATCAGTCGCGAAGATGGTCTCAAAGGTAATCAAAGGGGGCACAATGAAGCCAATGACATTGCAGGGCTTACCAAAGGATGAATGTCGTTCACTGCTCTACGAGCATGCATTTGTCGATCAAGACCCAAATGAATTCCCACTACTTAAAAAAATTGGTGAAGAAATAGTGGAGAAATTGCATGGTGTGCCTCTTCTAGCAAAGTCAATTGGAGGAGCGTTGAACAATAAACTGGAAGCAGATCATTGGACGAGCATTTCGGGAAGTGAATTATGGAAAATGCCGCAAGATTTAAACAACTATGAATTCATTCCGGCTCTAACACTTAGTTTCAAGATGCTTTCACCGCGCTTGAAGCGGTGCTTTTCCTATTGCAGCATATTTCCTCAAGATTACAAATTCGAAAAGCAAAAGTTAGTATATATGTGGGTGGCAGCAGGCCTAATTTACTTAGATGGATCAGAGGAGGGCTCGGATGAGGACATAGCTAACTATTGTTTTGATATATTATGCAACAAATCTTTCTTTGATGTTCATACAGACAATTGGAGTGCATTTCAAGAAGGCATTACACCTTATGGTTTAGAAGCCATCTATTACACCATGCATGATATGTTGAACGGTCTTTCTCGCCATGTCTCGCGCTATGAATGTTGTCGAATTGTGCATGACACTCCAAGTTACATTTGCGATTATAATGCCATCCGACATATATCTATATCTATTACCAGTATAGATGCTCAACTCGGTGATCTAGCTAACATGGTGTGCAAATTCAAGCACTTGCGAACTCTCCGGATAGAAAAGTATTATGATAATTCTCAAAAACTTGATGATTTTATTCGAGATGCATGTAAATCACCGAGAAGAATTCGAGTATTGATTATTGAGTCTAATCAGTGTTTGGAAAGCATCAGTGACTTTGTAAAACTACGATTTCTTGAAATTTCAAGTCAACTACCATCACTATCAATCTGTAAGTTCTACTTCTTACAAGTTCTAATTGGATACAATGCTATTCTAGCAAAAGACACAAGCAAGTTGACAAACTTAAGACATCTATACAGAGTACCTTACAATGTACTTTTCTCAGTGGCCAAAGTAGGAAAGTTAACATCCCTTCAAGAATTATACTTCAATGTGGGCACAGAACCCGGATATAGAATTGATGAGTTGATGAATATGAATAATCTCTGCGAATTGTCTAtttcaaatctttccaatgtgcaCAATCTTGAAGAGGCCAATAACGTCAACTTGGTCAGTAAAAGTTATCTCACAAGCTTGAAACTGAACTGGAAGAAGGCATACTGGTATGAGTCAGACCAGGATGAAGCAAGTAGTAATATTGGCCATGATCAACAGGAGGTTCTAGCGGCTCTACAACCCCCTTCGACGATTAGAAAACTCATCATTACAAAGTATAAAGGTGGTAGGCCCGCACCGTGGATGAATCCTCGATCTCTTTCTCGGCTTGAATCTCTTGAATTATATGGTTGTACAAATTTGGAAGAGCTGCCCCCTCTATGGAAGCTGCCCTGCCTTAAGTTAATAAAATTGATTGACATGAAAGCTATAAGAAGTTTAGGTTGTCACTCCTCCGATCCGATGGAAAGACAATTTCCGGTTTTAGAGGAACTTGAGTTTCGGGATCTTCCCCTCTTGGAGGAATGGAATGGTGCAGATGACTATCAATGGTTCCCTCCTCTCAAAaggtttaaaattgaaaattgtcCCAAACTAAAGAAAATTCCGGACCTTCCGTTGTCTATAAAGAATCTTTGCATGAAAAAGTTGTGGTTAGAATCTCTTCCACGGTCTTACAAGTGTTCTAATGGTTCTATAACATTTGGAGGATTTCAACAGCTGATGTCCCTCAAGTCCCTTGAAATGCATGGCTACTCTGAGAATGTAGACATTGGATCAATTGGTGAAGAGGATGGTAATTTCCTTCCGTCGTCACTGGAAATACTCAAACTTGAAATTCTTCAGAAACACAAAGATTTGGCAAGTTATCTACGAGGTCTTACTTCGCTCATTGAATTATCATTAAGTTGTTTACAGGGCATGACATCACTTCCGTTAACAAATGAGCTGGAACATCTCACTACACTTCGAAGCTTGGATATTTGGAATTGTGAAGACTTGACTTCACCTGGAGGCTTATATATTATAAAATCTCTTAAACATCTAGGTATTAAAGATTGTCCGAAATTCCTCACTACTGACGTTGAGTCATAG